DNA sequence from the Thermodesulfitimonas autotrophica genome:
TCATCTTCTGGGCTACGATTTCGTTGTTCTGGGTGGTCTTAAAGATCCACCGCCGCTCACTAGGCGGCGTTACGATCTTAGCGGATGAAGCGACCGAAATCATCGGTACCTGCGCTTTGGTGACGGTGTCTACAATCGCCAGCGAGGTCCCGGTTTGGGAACAGCCGATGATTGCCAGCACCTTATCCTCGTTTACCAGACGTTTGGCTGCCAGCACCGCTTCGCTTTCAGAACTCTTATTGTCCAGGAGGATGAGCTCCACGGGGTGGCCGTCAATACCGCCTTTGGCGTTAAGTTCTTCCACCACCATTTGCAGCGTGTCTCTTTCGGGTTCGCCAAGCGACGCGGCGGGACCGCTTGTATCAAGGATAGCCCCGATCGTATAAGGTTCTTTCTGCGCTTTAGTTGCTGCTGGCGTCGTGGTGGTTTTAGCCTTGCCGCAACCACCAGCCAAGACCAGTAAGGTGAGCAAACAAACCAGGAAAAGGCTCCGCTTCATCTTTTCTCCTCTCCTTGCCTCATCAGACTAATCTTTCCTGCGATGCCATTTAGTTACTGTAAAAATACCCGTTTTCTGCCGGTTTTCCCTTCACTGTTCAAATCTAACACGTTAGGGCACGAAAAACAAGCAGAGATTTCACTCCTGTTGCCGGACGGGCCCTTATGTTTCCCTTAGGTCAAAAACGCGTTGCGTTTTCTTTTCACTACGGGGCAGGCTGCCGAACGGAACTACCTCCACCGCGAACGTCACCCCGATATGGGTCTTGATCGCGTTGCGACAGGCGGCAGCGGCAGCAGCGGCATCTACGCCGGGTTCTCCTTCTACCTTTACCAGCGCTTGGTCGCGTCCTGCTTCCCGCGTGAGGATGATCTGGTACTCGCTGCTGAGGCCGGGAACCGATTTGAGGACAAAATCGATTTGTCCTGGGTAGATGTTCACCCCCTTGATTTTAATCATGTCATCGGTGCGCCCTAAGATCCGGTCGATCATCGGGTAAGGGCTCCCGCAGGGACAGGACGTGGGGATCAGGCGGGTAATGTCCCGTGTCCGGTAGCGGAGTAGCGGCATCCCTTCTTTAACTAACGTGGTAATTACCAGCTCTCCTTGGGTTCCTGGCGGCACCTCTTTTCCGGTTTCTGGGTCGATCACCTCGAAGAGCAGGTAATCGGCCCAGTAATGTAGCCCCCGGTGCAGCGGGCAATCGATGGCGATGCCGGGGCCGTAAACCTCGGTCATCCCGTAAATGTCGAAGGTTTCGATGCCGAGCAGTTTCTCGATGCGGGCCCGCATCCTGTCGCTCCAGCGCTCCGAACCTAAGATGCCGCGTTTGAGCTTGATCCTTTCCCGCAGGCCGCGCCGGTTAATCTCTTCGGCCAGCAGTAGGGCATAGGAGGAAGTGGCCGTAAGCACCGTGGTTTCGAGATCGACCATCATCTGTAACTGTTTTTCGGTGTTGCCGGGTCCCATCGGCACCACCATCGCCCCTATCCTCTCGGCTGCCGTTTGGAAGCCGATGCCTGCTGTCCACAGCCCGTAGCCGGGCGTCACCTGCACCCGGTCCCGCCGGCCGACGCCGGCCATCGTGTAACAGCGGGCAAACATGGTGGTCCAGTCTTCCACGTCCTTCGCGGTGTAGGGCACGATAACGGGTTTACCTGTAGTTCCCGAAGAGGAATGAATGCGAACCACCGCTTCCTCCGGTACCGCCATCAGTCCAAGCGGATAGGCCTCCCGCAGCTCTTCCTTGGTGGTGAAGGGAACCCGGTCTAAGTCGCTGAGAGTTGTTATATCGCCGGGTTCTATTCCCGCGGCACGGAGTTTGGCCCGGTAAAAGGGCGAGTTTGCAAAGAGACGCCCAATCAACTGCCGGAGTAATTCCTCCTGGCGGGCGCGTAACTGGTCCCCTTCCGGGACTACTCGGCTCAGCTCAGCCATCCGCTCATCCTCCTAACATATGGAATCAAGTGCCTTGTCCCGCCGTCCGGATCCTTTCCGCCTCCTGCCTGCCGAGGGTGAAGGCGTGCCGGTTAACTTCCTGGAGGCCGGGCGGCAGGCTTTCGAGAAGCGCAGGCAAAAGCAATTCGGGAGCAAACGGGAGAAAGCTGCCCAGGGTGCTGGCAGCGCCTAATAGCACGCTGTTGGCTGTCCGGCGGTTACCGGCCCGGGTGGCAACGTCGGCAGCGTCGATCAGCAGGAGGCCGGGGACCGCCTCGCGGAGATAGGCGGCTATAGCCGCCGCATCGTAGGCGGCGCCGGTCAAGATCAGCGCCGGCGGCTGGATGACGGTGGTGGCGGCTATGACCTGGCCGCCGGAACGCAGCTTGGGAAGAACGCGGGCTGTTTCCGCCAGCTCGAGGCCGATCACGAGGTCTGCTTTCCCGTCTGGGATAATGGCCCCGGAAAGATCGTGGCCGATCCGGACGTGACTGGCGACGGGTCCCCCGCGCTGCGCCATCCCGACGCTTTCCGAAGTTAGCACCCCAAAGCCGGCCGCTACGGCCGCCCGGGCAAAGACGCGGGTGGCGAGGATGTTCCCCTGCCCGCCGACGCCGGCGATAACCACATCGAAGCTCATTCTGTCACCCTTTCGATAGCGTCAGCGGGGCAGACGGCGGCACAGAGCCCGCAGCCGGTGCAATCGCTACCGATTACCGGTCCTTCTGCCCCGGGTAGGAATGCCGGACAACCGACCTTTCGGATACACTCTTCGCAGCCCACGCACCTTTCCGTGACCACCCGGTAACGGGTAATAGGTTTGACCAGCTTTGTGCAGGGGCTTTTCATCACTACTACGGCTGGTCCGCTGTGGCGCAGCGCCTCACTCGCGGTAACCAGTGCCGTGTCGGTGTCGAAGGGGTCCACTTCCCGGACGTAGGTAACCCCGCAGGCGCGGGCCAAGCTGGCGATGTCCACCACGGCTGTTTCGCCGCCGGTGGCGGTGCGCCCTGTACCCGGGTGCGGTTGGTGCCCGGTCATCGCGGTAGTTCGGTTATCAAGCACCACCACTACGATCTCCGCCCGGTTGTAAACGGCGTTGATTAAGCCGGGCAGTCCGGCATGAAAGAAAGTGGAGTCGCCGATGAAAGCGACGCACTTTTTCCCCGGGTTAACGCGGTGGATGCCTGCCGCCATGCCGATGCCTGCGCCCATGCAGAGACAGGTATGCACCGCTTCCAGAGGCGGGGCCAAGCCCAGGGTGTAACAGCCGATGTCCCCGGTAAAAACAACATCCATCCCCTGTGCTGCCTCCTTGAAAATGTAGAAGGAGGCGCGGTGCGGGCAACCGGCGCACAAAACAGGGCCTCGCCGGGGGAGTGGCGGCGGCAGCGTTTTCGGAATCTGCCGGTACGGAACCCCTAAGAAGGCCGCTACTATCGGCGCAACCCGGTCAACATCGAACTCTCCTTCGCGCGGAACGGTGCCGTCGCGTTTGCCCGCAATCGAAAGACGCAAGCCGTGCCGCCAGGCCATGGCTACTACCTGGTCTTCCACCACCGGTTCCAGTTCTTCCACCACCAGCACCCGTTTCATCCGGCGGAGGAAGTCGACCACCGGTTTCTCCGGAAGGGGGTAAGGGGTACCGATTTTAAGCACCGAGACCTCCTGCCCCAGCAACCGGAGTGCTTCACGGATGTAATTGAAGCTAACCCCGCAAGCGATGATGCCGGCTTCGCCGGCCACCGTGGCAAAGTTAAAGGGTGATTCGCCCAGGAGCGCTGCCACCTGCTCCTGGACGGTGTTAAGCCACACGTGCCGTTGGGCGGCGAGGGAGGGCATGCAAACCCACCGGGGGTCCTGCCTGAATCCTTCCACCGGCCGGGGCCGGTAAGCTGGGCACACATCCATCTCCTGGCAGACATGGGAAACGCGCGTGGTGGGGCGAAGGATCACGGGCAGCTGGAGCCGCTCGGCAAGGTCAAAGGCGAAAACCGTCATCGCTTTCGCCTCGCGCGGGGTAGCCGGATCGAGTACCGGCACCTTGGCAAACCGGCCGAAAAGCCGGGTATCCTGCTCGTTCTGCGAGCTATGCGGGCCGGGGTCGTCCGCCACTACGAGGACAAGCCCCCCTACCACCCCGAGGTAAGCCAGGGTCATCAGGGCGTCGGCGGCAACATTTAGGCCTACTTGTTTCATCGTCACGAGCGCGCGGGCGCCACTCAACGCTGCACCTGCGGCTACCTCCAGGGCAACTTTCTCGTTGGTGGACCATTCGGCGTAGAAGCCATATTCCGGTGCCAGGCGGGCGAGAGTGCCCAGAACTTCCGAAGACGGGGTACCGGGGTAACCGGTAGCCACGTGGAGACCGGCTTCTAGTGCTCCGTAGGCGATTGCTTCGTTACCCGATAAGATTTTTAGCTGCAAACCCATCTGCGCTCCATTCTGGCGACAAGATGAGGGTGCGCCTTGTCCCATAGGGAAAGCCGCACCCCCGGATGTCTTTCTGACTTGGTGGTCAGAGACTTTTCTGTAGGCCGTTTTATTGGAGAAGCTGCCACTTGCCGTCCTTGATCTCCACCATAACCATCGAATCCTCGCCGAGGCCGTTGTGATCCTGGGGTGACATGTTGAAGACACCGCTGATACCAGCGTAGCCGGTAATCTGCTCGAGGGCGTCCCGGATCTTCGCCCGGTCGGGACCGGCTTGCTCGATGGCCTTTACCACCAAGTTAAACGCATCGTAGGCATGGCCGCCAAAGGTGTTCGGACGGGCGTTGTACCGCTTCTGGTAATCCGCGATATACTTGAGGAGCACCTGCTTCTGCGGGTCACTGTCCGGAAGCTGTTCGGCTACCAGAAGCTTGCCCATCGGGGCCACTACACCGTTGGCCGCAGTGCCGGCGAGTTCGAGGAACTTCTTGTTGCCGATCCCGTGGGTTTGGATGAGCGGCATCTTGATACCAAGATCGCGGAAGTTCTTCGTAACAATTGAAGCTGCCGGCGGAATCGCCCAGACGACGGTGGCTTGTGCTTGGGACGCCTTGACCTTGGCGAGCTGGGCGGTCATGTCGGTATCGGTCGCCTCAAATTTTTCCTTCAGGAGGATGTTAAGCCCGTTTGCCTGGGCGGCCTTCTCAAAATTGACCAGGCCCGAGTCGCCGAAGGCGTTGTTGACCGAAAGGAAAGCCACGTTCTTGACGCCCTTGTCGGTGAGGTACTTGGCGATCTTGTTAGCGACGATGATGTCGCTCTGCGCGGTCTTGAAAACCCAGTGGCGCTCGGCAACGGGGGTGACAATCTTGGCAGAGGCCGCCATCGAAACCGTGGGCACCTGGGCTTTGGTGACGGTGTCTACGATAGCCAGCGAAGTGCTGCTTTGGGTGCAGCCGATGATGGCCAGGACCTTATCCTGGTCGATGAGCCTTTTGGCCGCCAGGACCGCTTCGCTTTCGAGACTCTTGTTATCGAGGATGATAAGCTCGACCGGGTGGCCGTTGATGCCCCCTTTGGCGTTGAGTTCATCGGCGAGCATCTTCAACGTATCCCTTTCCGGCTCGCCGAGCGAGGCTGCGGGGCCGCTCGCATCAACGATGGCGCCGATCTTGTAGGGCTCCTTGGGCGCGCTTTGTGGTGCGGGGGCGGTTGTGGTTTTGGCCTTACCGCAACCGGCCACAAAAAGGAAAAGCGCCAGCAGGCAAATCAGTTTAACGCTCCGCTTCAGCATTACCTTGACTCCTCTCTCCCGATTTTTTCTCGGCTCATCTGCCGAATCGGCATGATTGATAGCGAAAAATTCCGTAACCGTTCCTGCCCTGCAGATTAAACGGCCCAAAAAGCGAGCAACCCCCCTTTCTCATGAATGTTTTTTCTTTAACGTCAAATTTAACACGGTAGGGTGTGGAAAGACAAGAAGAAAGTTGGCCGGTTGCGGCAAACTCCCCTGGGAAATAATAGACGTCGGGTGAGGCGATGTTCGGTTTAAAGCTTTTTCCGCTGCTTCTGGCGGCCCTTGCAGGGTCCGTTATGGCGGTGCAGGGTGCGGTGAACGCGCTCATGGGGAAGATTGCCGGCGTATGTCTGGCCACCTTCATCGTCCACGCGGTGGGAACGGCTTTTGCGGGGCTGTTGTTGCCGTTTGCGCGGGGCGGTTTTTCGCGTGTCGGTCAGGCGCCGTGGTACGCCTGGACGGGCGGCGTGTTCGGGGTTTTGATCATTTACAGCGTTGCCCGGTGCATTCCCAAGGTTGGCGTGGCGCCCGCAACGACCGCGATCATCTTAGGGCAGGTGCTGACGGCGACGATAATCGACCATTTCGGTCTTTTCGGGATGACCCGCCTTCCTTTTAGCTGCTGGCGTATCCTCGGGGTTGCCTTCCTGGCCGCAGGGGCCTGGTGCCTGCTAAAAAAATAGCGCGGCCGCAGGAAGTCAGAGCCGCTCTAATAACCACCAGAGCAGGATAAGCAGTAAGAAGCCACAGAGAAAGCCGGTGTCCCCGCCGCCATCTACCATTCGGGGCAGAAGCTCCTTCAGTACGAT
Encoded proteins:
- a CDS encoding phenylacetate--CoA ligase family protein; this encodes MAELSRVVPEGDQLRARQEELLRQLIGRLFANSPFYRAKLRAAGIEPGDITTLSDLDRVPFTTKEELREAYPLGLMAVPEEAVVRIHSSSGTTGKPVIVPYTAKDVEDWTTMFARCYTMAGVGRRDRVQVTPGYGLWTAGIGFQTAAERIGAMVVPMGPGNTEKQLQMMVDLETTVLTATSSYALLLAEEINRRGLRERIKLKRGILGSERWSDRMRARIEKLLGIETFDIYGMTEVYGPGIAIDCPLHRGLHYWADYLLFEVIDPETGKEVPPGTQGELVITTLVKEGMPLLRYRTRDITRLIPTSCPCGSPYPMIDRILGRTDDMIKIKGVNIYPGQIDFVLKSVPGLSSEYQIILTREAGRDQALVKVEGEPGVDAAAAAAACRNAIKTHIGVTFAVEVVPFGSLPRSEKKTQRVFDLRET
- a CDS encoding 2-oxoacid:acceptor oxidoreductase family protein produces the protein MSFDVVIAGVGGQGNILATRVFARAAVAAGFGVLTSESVGMAQRGGPVASHVRIGHDLSGAIIPDGKADLVIGLELAETARVLPKLRSGGQVIAATTVIQPPALILTGAAYDAAAIAAYLREAVPGLLLIDAADVATRAGNRRTANSVLLGAASTLGSFLPFAPELLLPALLESLPPGLQEVNRHAFTLGRQEAERIRTAGQGT
- the iorA gene encoding indolepyruvate ferredoxin oxidoreductase subunit alpha; protein product: MQLKILSGNEAIAYGALEAGLHVATGYPGTPSSEVLGTLARLAPEYGFYAEWSTNEKVALEVAAGAALSGARALVTMKQVGLNVAADALMTLAYLGVVGGLVLVVADDPGPHSSQNEQDTRLFGRFAKVPVLDPATPREAKAMTVFAFDLAERLQLPVILRPTTRVSHVCQEMDVCPAYRPRPVEGFRQDPRWVCMPSLAAQRHVWLNTVQEQVAALLGESPFNFATVAGEAGIIACGVSFNYIREALRLLGQEVSVLKIGTPYPLPEKPVVDFLRRMKRVLVVEELEPVVEDQVVAMAWRHGLRLSIAGKRDGTVPREGEFDVDRVAPIVAAFLGVPYRQIPKTLPPPLPRRGPVLCAGCPHRASFYIFKEAAQGMDVVFTGDIGCYTLGLAPPLEAVHTCLCMGAGIGMAAGIHRVNPGKKCVAFIGDSTFFHAGLPGLINAVYNRAEIVVVVLDNRTTAMTGHQPHPGTGRTATGGETAVVDIASLARACGVTYVREVDPFDTDTALVTASEALRHSGPAVVVMKSPCTKLVKPITRYRVVTERCVGCEECIRKVGCPAFLPGAEGPVIGSDCTGCGLCAAVCPADAIERVTE
- a CDS encoding ABC transporter substrate-binding protein, with product MLKRSVKLICLLALFLFVAGCGKAKTTTAPAPQSAPKEPYKIGAIVDASGPAASLGEPERDTLKMLADELNAKGGINGHPVELIILDNKSLESEAVLAAKRLIDQDKVLAIIGCTQSSTSLAIVDTVTKAQVPTVSMAASAKIVTPVAERHWVFKTAQSDIIVANKIAKYLTDKGVKNVAFLSVNNAFGDSGLVNFEKAAQANGLNILLKEKFEATDTDMTAQLAKVKASQAQATVVWAIPPAASIVTKNFRDLGIKMPLIQTHGIGNKKFLELAGTAANGVVAPMGKLLVAEQLPDSDPQKQVLLKYIADYQKRYNARPNTFGGHAYDAFNLVVKAIEQAGPDRAKIRDALEQITGYAGISGVFNMSPQDHNGLGEDSMVMVEIKDGKWQLLQ
- a CDS encoding DMT family transporter; this encodes MFGLKLFPLLLAALAGSVMAVQGAVNALMGKIAGVCLATFIVHAVGTAFAGLLLPFARGGFSRVGQAPWYAWTGGVFGVLIIYSVARCIPKVGVAPATTAIILGQVLTATIIDHFGLFGMTRLPFSCWRILGVAFLAAGAWCLLKK